The DNA window TTTAATGCAATTAGCGGAGATCTATTTGCTTTACTCATTAGCAAAAAGGAGTGCATTGGAAGCACCTAAACTTCTATTGTGGGATCACTCTATTAGTAGTATTCTAGCAAGTACTGATGTGGGAATTATAACCCAAGAAGGAACTCCAAAAATAAAGCTCATTGGCTTTCATGAAACAGGTAGAGCTCTTTTAATTCAGGATGTAATTATCGCGTATTCCCGTCCATGGAATAGTGAGTTAGATATACCAACGCCAAAGGAGTTTAGAATGTATAACTACGTTATTAGGAAAGCTTTTGAAAAAGGTAAAGAAGGTATAACGTTAGAAGAATTATCTCAACAATCTGGTGTCTCCAAGGACAGAATTTTGGAGAAATTAAAAGAGAGTAAAAAACTTGGGAAATATATAATAAAAGATAAAAATGATATATCTTCAACCATCGAAGAGCAACCAATCCTTATTTTTGATAATGATAAAATCTTCTTTAACGAATTTTTCAGAGGATCATGGAGGTTTGTAGTGGGAATCTTTGAGTATATCTGTGAGAAATTATTCAAAGAAAAGGATCCAGAGGCATTGATATATCGAAAATATACACCTGAGGGTGAAAAAGAATGCTGGCTTACACCAGATGATCTACGTTTTCTAATCGCAGTAGGCTTAAGAGCACTGATAGAAGAATGTTGGAAACAGGGAATATTATTCGTGGGTGTTGTAAAAGATTCGTCCACAAAGTATTTCAGTAAAAATTACATTGGGATATGCAAACATCTTGGAATATATAACTTCGATGATTCTTTAGCAACATTACCTTTACCATGGACTGACAGAACTCTTTTGGAGTTATTGCCTTATATTGACGAAAAAATTGAAGCACCGTGGAGTACAATAGAATTCGATTCCGTATTCATGCAGCTTCACTTAGTGCAAACCCCAGACGGTAAGATTGAAATTCATGGTGTAAGAGGTGAAGCTACGAATCCTGAAAGAGTAGTTTTAAGGTCTTTAGCTCAATTTTACATAAATAGAAATCTCTACACTCCCTTAACAGGACATGTAATATTTATTGATAGAATAGCATTTCCTAGCGAAGATAAAAAATATTACGGAGATAATAGACTCATTATTGAAACTAGAAGGCTTGGAAAAATAAAACCAGTCTTCTTCAAAGATAAAAATGAGAACAATATAATTCAGAAAATAATGCTTATTTTATTATCAGAGTTAACAAAAAACCTTTATCCAGAAGTTATTGGCTATCCAGATCCTTTACACAAAGCCGATTGGGGTGCAAAAAGTATATTGAAAAAAGTCAAACCTATTATTGACTCTGGAGAAATATCATTCAGAGCGCGCCCATTGAGAAAAACTCTCAGGGAACTAAGAGAAGAAGTAAGAAGATCGTAGCAGAGGTGTAGAGTAATGGAGATATTTAGGTTAGAAGGTTTTAATGGAAGGCTCTTAGCGGCGGAACCTGATGAACGAAGTAGATATAACTTTACTATATGGTTTCCATATACTCGTGAACTTGTAAATGATATTCAAGATGGAGATCTTCTTGCAGTACCAAATTTCCAAAGTGACAGGGAACGGCCAGTATATAGTATCTTAAAAGTTACAAATGTTCTTCCAAAGCATTTTGCATTACGAGGAAAGGAAGATACGAAGTCTTATCCTGGATATGTGTTAGAAGCAGCAAAAAATATTGCAGCTTCGTGGGTTATTCAAGAAAGTGAACCATTAGAGGATACTACAATAATAGAGGTAGAAGCAATACCCACAAACTTGCAATTTAGGTTAAATGAACAGAACAATCCAATTATAGAGGAAGAGAAGAGTATGCCAATGGTTGGAGAAGAAGTAAAATTACTATCCCCAGAATTTGTAATGAAAATCTTAAACAGTGGTATAAAATTTGGTTATGAGGAAATTATAGAGATAGGTCATTTAATTAGAGATAAAGAGATAAAGATTTACGTGAGAGTTGAAGATCTTGTAAGGACACATTTCGGGATATTTGGTTATACTGGTGTAGGAAAAAGTAATCTTCTAAGCACAATTATCAGAAAACTTCTAACTGAAACAATTAAAATAGATGAAAAGCAGTTGCCTAAAAAAGAAATAAGAGAGCGAGAAAATATTAAAATCCTACTTTTTGATCTTATGGATGAATATATAAGTTTATTGATAGATCTGTTAGTGAATAACAATCTTGATTCAAAAATAGTTTACATTGACCGAAGATCACTACCTAAAGCGGTAATCGATTATTTAAAAGGAAATGAGACTTTGATTAAAGCGATACATGCTTTTTTGAGACAAATGTATATCCCAAAGGGATTATTAGACTGCAAGGATAAATATTATGAAAGAATAAGAGAAATTCTCGAGAAGGATAGAATAAAGATTTGGGAGGAAGAA is part of the Ferroglobus placidus DSM 10642 genome and encodes:
- a CDS encoding helicase HerA domain-containing protein, giving the protein MEIFRLEGFNGRLLAAEPDERSRYNFTIWFPYTRELVNDIQDGDLLAVPNFQSDRERPVYSILKVTNVLPKHFALRGKEDTKSYPGYVLEAAKNIAASWVIQESEPLEDTTIIEVEAIPTNLQFRLNEQNNPIIEEEKSMPMVGEEVKLLSPEFVMKILNSGIKFGYEEIIEIGHLIRDKEIKIYVRVEDLVRTHFGIFGYTGVGKSNLLSTIIRKLLTETIKIDEKQLPKKEIRERENIKILLFDLMDEYISLLIDLLVNNNLDSKIVYIDRRSLPKAVIDYLKGNETLIKAIHAFLRQMYIPKGLLDCKDKYYERIREILEKDRIKIWEEEFEIKTIDELIEKIWPEVIGDLRSTTKISTLERVKEDILSDVTGNELTPENLDKILSKLGESSVFGYPQPQSVINLRKQKDGNASVMFIFN